Proteins from a genomic interval of Parvivirga hydrogeniphila:
- a CDS encoding GGDEF domain-containing protein, which translates to MLSESEGERARGPRVQLGSLLIIAATWGFVTLLLSTGSIAALVWPLMSVPIVLAGLLLGPGGGVVTGALSALAAFLLLREHTSSVWAGIGSFTAIAVIAGIKTTRDEARIVELQALSALDQETGVISERHFCSRVEEEARRSVRYRHSFGVVRASVSGYQSFVRKFGSFKGKAMLARFAEAVRAAVRDSDIVGRLGEHDIGILLPQSGTAECQAVATRVSDIVAQTRFEGDAVEPFVTAEARTAWAVFPDDAENVETLLGLLRERIALADDSLFSETGVQV; encoded by the coding sequence ATGCTGAGCGAGAGCGAGGGCGAGCGTGCGCGAGGTCCTCGGGTGCAGCTCGGGTCGCTGCTGATCATCGCAGCGACATGGGGTTTCGTAACGCTCTTGTTGTCCACCGGTTCCATCGCGGCGCTGGTCTGGCCGCTCATGAGCGTTCCGATCGTGCTGGCAGGACTCCTGCTCGGGCCCGGCGGCGGGGTGGTGACAGGAGCGCTTAGCGCCCTTGCGGCGTTCCTGTTGCTCCGTGAGCATACATCGTCGGTGTGGGCAGGGATCGGCTCGTTCACCGCCATCGCCGTGATCGCTGGCATCAAGACCACGCGCGACGAGGCGCGTATCGTGGAGCTGCAGGCTCTCAGCGCGCTCGATCAAGAGACCGGCGTGATCTCGGAACGGCACTTCTGTTCTCGCGTCGAGGAAGAGGCCCGCAGGTCCGTCCGCTACCGCCATTCCTTCGGTGTCGTCCGCGCATCGGTCTCCGGCTACCAGAGCTTCGTCAGGAAGTTCGGTTCGTTCAAGGGGAAGGCGATGCTCGCCCGCTTCGCAGAAGCGGTGCGGGCCGCCGTCCGCGACAGCGACATCGTCGGACGTCTCGGGGAACACGACATCGGAATCCTGCTGCCGCAGTCGGGGACAGCAGAATGCCAGGCGGTTGCAACACGGGTCTCAGACATCGTCGCCCAAACCCGTTTCGAGGGCGACGCGGTCGAGCCGTTCGTGACTGCGGAGGCGAGAACGGCGTGGGCGGTGTTTCCTGACGACGCCGAGAACGTCGAGACGCT